In the Streptomyces coeruleoprunus genome, TCGCTGCACGCGACCGACGACGTCACCGTCCACCTGGAGCGGTGCATGGCCGCCCTGGCCCAGCTCAACGAGGCGGAGCGGGACATCACCCCCGTCATGCTGGAGGCGTGGGTGAAGGCCGGGCGCCCGCTCCACGAGGAGCCGTACACGGCCTCGATCTTCACCACGATCATCGAACTGGGCAAGCGCCAGGGCCGGGTCGCCCCGGACATCGACTCCGAGCAGGTCGGCCACATGCTCCGGGACTGCTACCTCGGCGCGCTCTACCGCTGGTCGCCGCAGGACGAGGGCAAGCCGCCGCTGCACGTCGAACTGCGCGCGATCCTGCGGGTCGTCCTCACCGGCATCCTCGGCTACCGCGAACCGCGCTGACCGGCCGCGGCCCCGGCCCGGCTCGTATGCGGCGGTGAGGCTCCCCGCACAGGGGTCTCACCGCGGCATGCCGCGTCCGGCCGGACCGGTCGCGAGCGGGACGCGCGCTCCCTCACCCGGGCGAACCGGCAGAAAATCCCGCGCGAACACCCGCCCCCCGCGCCAGTGTTGAGGAGCCGTACGGCACCACACGACCGAGGGGAGCGTCCTGCCCGTGACCGCGCACAGCACCGAGCCCACGAAGAACGACGAACCGGCGAAGAACGAGGAACCGTCCGAGGAACCGGCGAAACGCCCCACCGAGGAGTTACGGTTCCGCTCCCCCACCCTCGCCGCGCTCCAGCGGCAGCCGATCACGACCCTCTCGATGGCGCGCCGT is a window encoding:
- a CDS encoding TetR/AcrR family transcriptional regulator; the encoded protein is MAIHTPQTEAGRPLGRRERSKQRVKHAIYTSALTLFAEQGYDGTTIDQIADRADVARGTFFNYFQRKEDLVTAWAEGRSERLNSIMEESLHATDDVTVHLERCMAALAQLNEAERDITPVMLEAWVKAGRPLHEEPYTASIFTTIIELGKRQGRVAPDIDSEQVGHMLRDCYLGALYRWSPQDEGKPPLHVELRAILRVVLTGILGYREPR